Proteins from one Catenulispora sp. GP43 genomic window:
- a CDS encoding rhomboid family intramembrane serine protease — MAGAHELELYASAAVVIGAGQPLLIALSGARNEERSPVQVLSAIWRRRPWPWATAVVLAVVLVMIGLQYTVPGLSGHLMRQPDALRDGRWWRVFTALFIQSSGLVQIVVNVPALAVAGPVAERVLGPRRWLLVFFGSGVAANVVSEAGWSRTGGGCSVAICGLVGALAALCLVRAASPKRQRANATAILAAGVFLCAIANNHGVGLLAGCVLGLVVAWPRKGYDRVSEPVPQR, encoded by the coding sequence ATGGCCGGCGCGCATGAGCTGGAGCTCTACGCGAGCGCAGCAGTCGTCATCGGTGCCGGACAGCCGCTGCTGATAGCGCTGTCCGGCGCCCGGAATGAGGAACGGAGCCCGGTCCAGGTCCTGTCGGCGATCTGGCGCCGCAGGCCCTGGCCGTGGGCCACCGCCGTGGTCCTGGCGGTGGTGCTCGTGATGATCGGTCTGCAGTACACCGTGCCCGGTCTGTCCGGGCACCTGATGCGGCAGCCGGACGCACTCCGCGACGGCCGGTGGTGGCGGGTGTTCACGGCTCTGTTCATCCAGTCCTCCGGCCTGGTCCAGATCGTGGTGAACGTGCCCGCGCTAGCCGTCGCGGGCCCGGTCGCCGAGCGCGTCCTCGGGCCCCGGCGCTGGCTGCTGGTCTTCTTCGGTAGCGGTGTGGCCGCCAACGTCGTCAGCGAGGCCGGCTGGAGCCGGACTGGCGGCGGCTGCTCCGTCGCCATCTGCGGGCTGGTGGGGGCGCTCGCCGCGCTGTGCCTGGTGCGTGCCGCCAGCCCCAAGCGCCAGCGGGCGAACGCAACCGCCATCCTGGCGGCCGGAGTGTTCTTGTGCGCGATCGCGAACAACCACGGCGTGGGTCTGCTCGCCGGGTGCGTCCTCGGTCTGGTCGTGGCGTGGCCACGTAAGGGCTATGACCGAGTGTCCGAGCCCGTGCCGCAGAGGTAG
- a CDS encoding SDR family NAD(P)-dependent oxidoreductase, producing MTEQGSVLILGAGPGLGLAVARVFAEAGHAVALLGRGESRLRELAAVLQGGGHRVHVQPADAARPQDLQAALDAAIAELGAPEVLVYNAAAARPDTPTGAAAATAEHWADSLAVNVTGAAVAAGHVIPAFREGRGTVLLTGGGFAVAPSPDYTTLSVGKAALRAYALALHAEQLKAGVHVSTVTIRGLLRPDDARFAPAAIAPVYLELHRQPRDQWQAEYIYP from the coding sequence ATGACCGAGCAAGGCAGCGTCCTGATTCTCGGCGCCGGGCCGGGGCTGGGTCTGGCGGTGGCGCGGGTGTTCGCCGAAGCCGGCCACGCGGTCGCCCTGCTGGGCCGTGGCGAATCGCGGCTTCGGGAACTGGCCGCCGTCCTTCAGGGCGGGGGCCACAGAGTCCACGTCCAACCGGCCGACGCGGCGCGGCCGCAGGACCTTCAGGCGGCGCTGGACGCGGCGATCGCCGAGTTGGGCGCCCCGGAAGTGCTGGTCTACAACGCGGCAGCAGCCCGGCCCGACACCCCGACCGGCGCCGCCGCGGCCACTGCGGAGCACTGGGCGGACAGCCTGGCGGTCAACGTCACGGGTGCCGCCGTGGCCGCCGGCCATGTGATCCCGGCGTTCCGCGAAGGCCGGGGCACGGTTCTGCTCACCGGCGGTGGCTTCGCCGTGGCTCCGTCCCCCGACTACACGACGCTGTCTGTGGGCAAGGCGGCGCTGCGGGCCTACGCCCTGGCCCTGCACGCCGAACAGCTGAAGGCCGGCGTGCACGTCTCCACGGTCACGATCCGGGGGCTGCTGCGCCCGGACGACGCACGCTTCGCCCCCGCCGCCATCGCTCCGGTCTATCTGGAGCTGCACCGGCAGCCACGGGACCAGTGGCAGGCGGAATACATCTACCCCTGA